In Archocentrus centrarchus isolate MPI-CPG fArcCen1 chromosome 1, fArcCen1, whole genome shotgun sequence, the following proteins share a genomic window:
- the LOC115778700 gene encoding CCN family member 1-like, with amino-acid sequence MAFLICLTVLTTAVIAQVTARCPAVCECPAEPLVCPPGVSSLPDRCGCCKVCAAQLNQDCSPARPCDHHKGLECNYGNDVTMAWGICRAKSEGRTCEYNGRIYQNGESFRAGCKHQCTCIDGAVGCAPLCNNKLPPASPSCPYPQLVRTPGQCCFSVDCNTGTWRLPPKHQVHPPQQHLHRPQQHPVPRHPENDLVLANQLTGIKPSRWHSERGYKHLPVWSPLEEKCPVQTTDWSPCSRSCGMGVSSRLTNKNPQCKMKRQTRICTIRPCHSLTVPAKKGKSCSPTQKAPEPIHLSYGECVSVRLYRPNYCGVCTDGWCCSPRRTRTVPVSFVCPDGERFQRLSMVIQSCKCSDDCGHLNEVALPPQHWMYGDTHKFID; translated from the exons ATGGCATTTCTGATCTGCCTGACTGTCCTGACAACAGCCGTCATCGCACAG GTGACTGCTCGCTGCCCAGCAGTGTGTGAGTGCCCTGCAGAACCCCTGGTTTGCCCTCCAGGCGTTAGCTCTCTGCCAGATAGGTGCGGGTGCTGCAAGGTGTGCGCTGCACAGCTTAACCAAGATTGCAGCCCTGCGAGGCCTTGCGATCACCACAAAGGGCTGGAGTGTAATTACGGCAACGATGTGACCATGGCCTGGGGCATATGCCGAG CGAAATCAGAGGGGCGCACATGTGAGTACAACGGCAGGATCTACCAGAATGGTGAGAGCTTCCGTGCTGGATGTAAGCACCAGTGTACCTGCATTGATGGAGCTGTTGGCTGCGCTCCTCTCTGTAATAACAAGCTGCCACCAGCTTCACCATCCTGCCCCTACCCACAGCTGGTTAGGACACCCGGGCAATGCTGCTTCAGCGTCGACTGCAATACAGGCACATGGCGCCTCCCACCTAAGCATCAG GTGCATCCTCCACAACAACACCTGCACAGACCTCAGCAGCATCCTGTGCCGCGCCACCCTGAAAATGACCTGGTCCTAGCCAACCAGCTTACAGGCATCAAACCCAGCAGATGGCACAGTGAGCGTGGCTACAAACACCTGCCTG TGTGGAGCCCTCTGGAGGAGAAGTGTCCAGTACAGACCACCGACTGGTCCCCGTGTTCCCGCAGTTGCGGGATGGGTGTTTCTTCTCGTCTCACCAACAAAAACCCTCAGTGCAAGATGAAGAGACAAACCAGAATCTGTACCATACGCCCGTGCCACAGCCTGACTGTTCCAGCTAAG AAAGGGAAGAGCTGCTCCCCCACCCAGAAAGCCCCAGAGCCAATCCACCTGTCCTATGGGGAATGTGTGAGTGTCCGCCTCTACCGACCCAACTACTGCGGTGTGTGTACAGATGGATGGTGCTGCTCGCCACGCCGCACACGCACTGTGCCTGTCAGCTTTGTGTGCCCGGACGGTGAGCGGTTTCAGAGGCTTTCCATGGTGATCCAGTCATGTAAATGCAGTGATGATTGCGGCCACCTTAATGAAGTGGCCCTTCCTCCTCAGCACTGGATGTACGGAGACACTCACAAGTTCATAGACTAG
- the LOC115778693 gene encoding ATP-dependent RNA helicase DDX39A-like: MSENNLENELLDYEEDDEPQGVPESGTPANKKEVKGSYVSIHSSGFRDFLLKPELLRAIVDCGFEHPSEVQHECIPQAILGMDILCQAKSGMGKTAVFVLATLQQIEPVDGQVSVLVMCHTRELAFQISKEYERFSKYMPTVKVSVFFGGLAIKKDEEVLKKNCPHIVVGTPGRTLALIRNKTLSVKNIKHFVLDECDKMLEQLDMRRDVQEIFRLTPHEKQVMMFSATLSKEIRPVCRKFMQDPMEVFVDDETKLTLHGLQQYYCKLKDSEKNRKLFDLLDVLEFNQVVIFVKSVARCVALSQLLVEQNFPAIAIHRGMAQEERLSRYQQFKDFQRRILVATNLFGRGMDIERVNIVFNYDMPEDSDTYLHRVARAGRFGTKGLAITFVSDESDAKTLNEVQDRFEVNVAELPEEIDISSYIEQSR; the protein is encoded by the exons ATGTCAGAGAACAATCTTGAAAATGAACTTCTGGATTATGAGGAGGATGATGAGCCTCAGGGAGTCCCAGAGAGTGGAACCCCAGCAAATAAAAAGGAGGTGAAAGGGTCATACGTATCCATCCacagctcaggcttcagagaCTTTCTCCTGAAACCAGAGCTGCTCCGGGCCATTGTTGATTGTGGTTTTGAACATCCCTCTGAAG tTCAACATGAGTGTATCCCTCAAGCTATCCTGGGCATGGATATCCTGTGTCAGGCCAAGTCTGGTATGGGAAAGACTGCAGTGTTTGTACTAGCCACCCTGCAGCAGATAGAACCCGTGGATGGTCAG GTGTCTGTCCTTGTGATGTGCCACACGCGAGAGTTGGCCTTCCAAATCAGCAAAGAGTACGAGCGCTTCTCCAAGTACATGCCCACTGTCAAGGTGTCTGTGTTCTTTGGTGGTCTGGCCATCAAGAAGGATGAGGAAGTCCTGAAAAAGAACTGCCCACACATTGTTGTAGGCACACCAGGACGTACACTGGCTCTCATTCGGAACAAGACCCTCAGCGTGAAGAACATCAAGCACTTTGTGCTTGATGAATGTGATAAGATGCTGGAGCAGTTGG acATGAGGCGCGATGTTCAGGAAATCTTCAGACTGACACCCCATGAAAAACAGGTTATGATGTTCAGTGCAACTCTGAGCAAGGAGATCCGCCCCGTCTGCCGCAAGTTCATGCAGGAT CCGATGGAAGTGTTTGTGGATGACGAGACCAAGCTGACGCTTCATGGCCTACAGCAGTATTACTGCAAGTTGAAGGACAGCGAGAAAAACCGAAAGCTGTTTGACCTCCTCGATGTGCTCGAGTTCAACCAG GTGGTGATCTTTGTGAAGTCTGTGGCACGCTGTGTTGCTCTGTCACAGCTACTGGTGGAGCAGAACTTCCCTGCTATAGCCATCCACAGGGGCATGGCGCAGGAAGAAAG GCTATCCCGTTATCAGCAGTTTAAAGACTTCCAGCGGCGGATTCTGGTGGCAACCAACCTGTTTGGCCGCGGGATGGACATTGAGCGAGTTAACATTGTCTTCAACTACGACATGCCAGAGGATTCTGACACATACCTTCACAGA GTGGCTCGAGCTGGCAGGTTTGGGACTAAAGGCCTGGCCATCACCTTTGTGTCAGACGAGAGCGATGCCAAGACCCTGAATGAGGTTCAAGACCGCTTCGAGGTCAATGTAGCAGAGCTACCAGAAGAGATTGACATCTCCTCCTACA ttGAACAGTCCAGATGA